One window from the genome of Paenibacillus azoreducens encodes:
- a CDS encoding GNAT family N-acetyltransferase — protein MGYEFMPMTQEQAEEIAYHWHYEGEYAFYDITADEEDLKEFLDPLERGDSHFSVFIEGDLVGFFSFDAKEDGTVALGLGMKPGRTGQGEGILFLQSGLEFADKIYAPKRFVLSVAAFNQRAIRVYERAGFHKVREFIQETNGGHYDFISMEFNRTVESQGEGT, from the coding sequence GTGGGATACGAATTTATGCCGATGACCCAAGAGCAGGCGGAAGAGATTGCCTATCATTGGCATTACGAGGGCGAATACGCATTTTACGATATAACGGCGGATGAGGAAGATCTGAAAGAGTTCCTGGACCCGCTAGAGCGGGGCGATTCCCATTTTAGCGTGTTCATAGAAGGGGATTTAGTCGGATTCTTTTCATTCGACGCGAAAGAGGACGGAACGGTTGCGCTTGGGTTGGGAATGAAGCCGGGCAGGACCGGTCAAGGGGAAGGAATCCTTTTTCTTCAATCTGGACTTGAGTTTGCGGACAAAATATATGCCCCCAAACGATTTGTTTTATCCGTAGCGGCTTTTAATCAAAGAGCGATTCGGGTATATGAGCGTGCGGGGTTTCATAAAGTAAGGGAGTTTATTCAGGAAACGAACGGAGGGCATTACGACTTCATCAGCATGGAATTCAATCGTACAGTGGAAAGCCAGGGTGAGGGAACATGA
- a CDS encoding histidine phosphatase family protein codes for MTTFYLIRHGEPEWTINERYKLRGHGRDLVPLTPLGIKQVYEASRDDRLKNAQLIISSPYTRALQTAAILSKELQLEIQVEFDLREWQPDLSFQYDTMKQLQELGADYDLHNGIYPEGETRLWESQPMMKARMEGVISKYLYYEHVIVAGHGMLFRTQYPIEEIPHAHIIELNKVRG; via the coding sequence ATGACCACCTTTTATCTAATCCGTCACGGTGAACCGGAATGGACGATTAATGAAAGATATAAGCTGCGGGGACACGGGCGGGATTTAGTTCCGCTTACGCCACTCGGAATAAAGCAAGTTTATGAAGCTTCCAGAGATGACAGATTAAAGAATGCCCAATTGATCATATCCTCGCCATACACTAGGGCCTTGCAAACCGCGGCTATTTTATCCAAAGAATTACAGCTTGAAATTCAGGTGGAATTTGATCTCAGAGAGTGGCAACCAGATTTGTCGTTTCAATACGATACAATGAAGCAGCTGCAAGAGTTGGGTGCGGATTATGATCTGCATAACGGGATTTATCCCGAAGGGGAGACGCGTTTATGGGAATCCCAACCAATGATGAAGGCCCGGATGGAAGGGGTTATCAGCAAATACCTGTATTATGAGCATGTGATCGTAGCTGGGCATGGTATGCTTTTCCGCACCCAGTATCCGATAGAGGAAATTCCACATGCTCATATTATCGAGCTGAACAAAGTAAGAGGGTGA
- a CDS encoding DUF4830 domain-containing protein, translated as MKIKWIGIILLVLVMGCSDDKPKEVVIYKQSHVDFLKRYGWSIDRFASETKYASGTFQSFSRHMQEVKTKGKVDLGSYTDQEIIETGYVLREFKPDYNQIIAYIFESGGSIVGSYLVNNQLSMDKSGVYQIGDGFTDEMVQNLQSGIPEKD; from the coding sequence ATGAAGATCAAATGGATTGGTATAATTCTTTTGGTTCTAGTGATGGGCTGCAGCGATGACAAACCGAAAGAAGTGGTAATTTATAAACAAAGTCACGTCGATTTTTTGAAACGGTACGGCTGGAGTATCGACCGCTTCGCATCGGAGACCAAATATGCTTCAGGGACTTTCCAGTCTTTTTCTCGCCATATGCAAGAAGTGAAGACGAAAGGCAAGGTTGATTTAGGTTCTTATACCGACCAGGAAATCATCGAAACAGGTTATGTTCTCCGGGAGTTCAAGCCCGATTACAATCAGATTATCGCATACATCTTTGAAAGCGGTGGCAGCATTGTTGGAAGCTACTTGGTAAACAATCAGCTATCAATGGATAAAAGTGGAGTCTATCAGATCGGTGACGGTTTTACGGATGAAATGGTTCAAAATTTGCAATCCGGTATTCCCGAGAAAGACTAG
- a CDS encoding serine hydrolase domain-containing protein, whose translation MRGIEKAHQLLESWVAEKKIPGAVVDVRIGDRMKWQAAYGTAALDTIFDVASLTKVAVTLPGIMMLVESSKLSLQDPVQKYIPEFRHGGVTIEHCLKHISGLPAGIPDFEERYSTVDAMQQIFEVDLEAAPGERVNYSDLGFILLGWIISRLTGQSLDSFAQDAIFTPLGMKDSCFNPSQALHKRIAPTEWDGSKYILGEVHDETSYRLGGAVGSAGLFTTAEDLSEYAGAWLYPEQCSLLTKETVETCITSVFDGRGLGWQVQGSPGVTLSCGPHWPAGSFGHTGYTGTSLWINPVDKMSVVFLTNAVHYGRESLNVFRELRPILHEAVLASK comes from the coding sequence TTGAGAGGAATCGAAAAGGCTCATCAATTGCTCGAGAGCTGGGTTGCTGAGAAAAAAATACCTGGAGCCGTTGTAGACGTCCGGATCGGCGATCGGATGAAATGGCAAGCCGCTTACGGCACGGCCGCGCTTGATACGATTTTTGACGTTGCTTCGCTAACGAAAGTTGCCGTAACCTTGCCGGGAATCATGATGCTGGTAGAATCGTCCAAATTATCGCTCCAAGATCCGGTGCAAAAATATATTCCGGAGTTCCGTCACGGCGGAGTGACAATTGAACATTGTTTAAAACATATCTCCGGCCTTCCTGCCGGGATTCCGGATTTCGAGGAACGGTACAGCACTGTCGATGCGATGCAGCAGATTTTTGAAGTGGACCTTGAAGCGGCTCCGGGCGAACGGGTGAATTACAGCGATCTCGGGTTTATCCTGCTCGGCTGGATCATTTCCCGCCTTACCGGCCAAAGTCTCGATTCATTCGCGCAGGATGCGATTTTTACGCCGCTTGGTATGAAGGATAGTTGTTTTAATCCGTCTCAGGCTTTACATAAACGCATTGCGCCTACGGAATGGGATGGAAGCAAGTATATCCTGGGAGAGGTGCATGATGAAACAAGTTATCGCTTGGGAGGCGCGGTAGGCAGTGCCGGACTATTTACCACGGCTGAGGATTTGTCCGAGTATGCAGGGGCTTGGCTGTATCCCGAGCAATGTTCGCTATTAACCAAGGAGACGGTAGAAACTTGCATCACATCGGTTTTTGACGGGAGAGGTCTCGGCTGGCAGGTGCAGGGGAGTCCTGGCGTAACGCTTTCCTGCGGTCCGCATTGGCCGGCGGGAAGCTTTGGGCATACGGGATATACAGGAACCAGTCTTTGGATTAATCCTGTAGACAAAATGAGCGTCGTATTCCTGACCAATGCGGTGCATTACGGCAGAGAGAGCCTTAATGTCTTTAGAGAACTGCGGCCTATTTTACACGAGGCGGTTTTAGCTTCTAAGTAA
- a CDS encoding DUF6508 domain-containing protein, which produces MPYDAVITQKEADRLLPYLEIFQDPGQTLYTQVNGYICEAEPIGAFRKELEETGFLMVFDWKSWIREHEMYKDVRQNIQPHIMSSDVETLRKLLTSYVRGDRFSEGLFVEVVTNGKVVQILERLKELRSSLPE; this is translated from the coding sequence TTGCCTTATGATGCAGTGATCACCCAAAAAGAGGCGGATCGTTTACTTCCTTACCTGGAGATCTTTCAAGATCCCGGCCAAACCTTGTATACGCAAGTGAACGGTTATATTTGTGAAGCGGAGCCTATTGGGGCTTTCAGAAAAGAGCTGGAGGAAACGGGTTTCTTAATGGTGTTCGATTGGAAGTCATGGATCAGGGAACATGAAATGTATAAAGATGTCCGCCAAAATATTCAACCGCACATCATGAGTTCCGATGTGGAGACGTTAAGGAAACTGCTGACAAGTTATGTTCGTGGAGACCGTTTTTCGGAGGGGCTATTTGTCGAAGTCGTCACAAACGGCAAGGTCGTTCAGATTCTGGAAAGATTAAAGGAGCTTCGAAGTTCATTGCCGGAATAG
- a CDS encoding DUF6886 family protein — protein sequence MKLYHFSEEARIEVFHPRVKANRTDMSPVVWAIDEEHQFTFFVPRNCPRIVYTRHEGMSEEDEIRFFGHTSADIVMTMETRWYNKMIETPLYRYELPPESFECFDEIAGYYISREMVEPVGKTEIRDSLQRLLSLGIDFRFTPDLHPLKDAILRSSLKDFGIHRFEYAIGAAEF from the coding sequence ATGAAACTTTATCATTTTAGCGAGGAAGCCCGGATCGAAGTATTCCATCCGCGCGTTAAAGCCAACCGGACGGATATGTCGCCTGTCGTCTGGGCGATTGATGAAGAGCATCAGTTTACGTTTTTTGTGCCGAGGAATTGTCCGCGAATTGTATATACAAGACATGAGGGGATGTCGGAGGAAGATGAGATCCGTTTTTTCGGGCATACTTCGGCTGATATCGTTATGACGATGGAAACCCGCTGGTACAACAAAATGATTGAAACACCTTTATACCGGTATGAGCTGCCGCCGGAATCTTTTGAATGTTTTGATGAGATCGCCGGTTATTATATTTCCAGGGAAATGGTAGAGCCGGTCGGAAAAACGGAAATACGCGATTCTTTGCAGCGTTTATTAAGCTTGGGGATCGATTTCCGGTTTACGCCGGATCTTCATCCGTTAAAGGACGCAATCCTGAGATCATCGCTTAAGGATTTTGGCATTCACCGTTTTGAATATGCGATAGGCGCAGCAGAGTTTTAA
- a CDS encoding GNAT family N-acetyltransferase — protein MVTIRHIQEKELPALGRLYEELMEIHTNVDQMRQVFKSAERSGNYHLIGAFYEGELAGSLLGIVCLDFIGACKPFMVIENVIVSDRIRRQGIGKKLMEEIEKIARENGCGYIILVSGEQRKEAHVFYEQLGYRDEKVEGFRKHLH, from the coding sequence ATGGTTACCATCAGACACATCCAAGAAAAAGAGCTTCCGGCGCTTGGCCGTTTGTATGAGGAATTAATGGAAATCCACACCAACGTGGATCAGATGCGGCAGGTATTCAAATCTGCGGAGCGCAGCGGAAATTATCATCTAATAGGAGCTTTTTACGAAGGAGAACTGGCTGGATCGCTTTTGGGTATCGTATGTCTTGATTTTATCGGCGCTTGCAAGCCGTTTATGGTGATTGAAAATGTCATTGTATCGGACCGGATCCGCAGACAAGGCATTGGAAAGAAGCTGATGGAAGAAATCGAGAAAATCGCGCGGGAGAACGGCTGCGGCTATATCATTCTCGTATCCGGAGAGCAGCGCAAGGAAGCGCATGTATTTTATGAACAGCTGGGCTACCGGGATGAAAAGGTTGAGGGATTCCGCAAGCATTTGCATTAG
- a CDS encoding SRPBCC family protein, translating to MEKPIRIPDLSARPLSLRVEREMQTSPEVLYQAWTRQFDRWFAAPGTVLMEGKVNTPFFFETVFKPSPDREEKRHPHYGRFLKMEQDRLVELTWVTGEGGTKGAETVVTVTLEPHGSGTLLKLTHAGFPDEESKQGHEQAWPFVLEQLDQRMMGTEA from the coding sequence ATGGAAAAGCCTATTCGTATTCCGGATCTGTCGGCAAGACCGTTATCTTTGCGCGTGGAGCGTGAAATGCAAACCTCGCCGGAGGTTCTTTATCAAGCTTGGACAAGGCAGTTCGATCGTTGGTTTGCGGCGCCGGGGACGGTTTTGATGGAGGGGAAAGTTAATACGCCTTTCTTTTTCGAAACGGTGTTTAAGCCAAGTCCCGATCGTGAAGAGAAACGTCATCCGCATTACGGCAGGTTTTTAAAAATGGAACAGGATCGTCTCGTTGAACTGACTTGGGTAACGGGCGAAGGGGGAACGAAAGGCGCGGAAACGGTGGTTACGGTTACTCTGGAACCTCATGGAAGCGGAACGCTCCTCAAGCTGACGCATGCCGGGTTCCCGGATGAAGAATCCAAACAAGGGCATGAGCAGGCATGGCCGTTTGTGCTTGAACAGCTGGATCAGCGCATGATGGGAACAGAAGCTTGA
- a CDS encoding DUF2164 domain-containing protein has protein sequence MYMSIKLSREQKAEIAQHVQAFFEEERSESIGQLGAEQLIDFMITELGPHIYNQAVADARALITEKMAQIDDELYTLEKPVQHPRR, from the coding sequence ATGTACATGTCCATAAAATTATCCAGAGAACAAAAAGCCGAAATCGCACAGCATGTTCAGGCCTTTTTTGAGGAGGAACGCTCCGAAAGCATCGGACAGCTGGGGGCGGAGCAGCTGATTGATTTTATGATCACGGAGCTGGGCCCGCATATTTATAACCAGGCGGTTGCCGATGCCAGAGCTTTAATAACGGAAAAAATGGCACAAATCGATGATGAACTGTACACGCTGGAGAAGCCTGTGCAGCATCCGAGAAGATAA
- a CDS encoding GNAT family N-acetyltransferase yields MSIELVQVKRSEKHILENLYQLYEYDFSEYTKLDIDKDGRYAVSIDYYWEGDGRWRPYFIKVSENVAGFVVVLLEDMDLNPDPDHVVYDFMILKKYRRQGIGYTAACKTFELYQANWKLAQMEANKGAISFWRKVIHDITNGKYTENYRDDRKMYFQFFSTK; encoded by the coding sequence ATGAGCATCGAATTAGTTCAAGTGAAGCGAAGCGAAAAACATATTTTGGAAAATTTGTACCAGCTGTATGAGTATGATTTCAGCGAATATACGAAACTTGATATCGATAAAGATGGCAGGTATGCGGTGAGCATCGATTATTATTGGGAAGGCGATGGCAGGTGGAGGCCATATTTCATTAAAGTATCTGAAAACGTGGCAGGTTTCGTTGTTGTACTTCTGGAAGATATGGATTTGAATCCGGATCCGGACCATGTTGTCTATGATTTTATGATTTTGAAAAAATATAGAAGACAAGGAATCGGATACACCGCCGCATGCAAGACGTTTGAGCTTTATCAGGCTAATTGGAAGCTTGCACAGATGGAGGCGAATAAGGGCGCCATTTCCTTTTGGAGAAAAGTGATTCATGATATCACAAATGGCAAATACACAGAAAACTATCGGGATGATAGAAAGATGTACTTTCAGTTCTTCAGCACGAAGTAG
- a CDS encoding VanZ family protein, producing MNRKRLKILAWIFLIGYGICILYWMFRGFGRTTQTEFRANPVPFKTIFGYIFNMNQQNIGTTIINLVGNVGVFIPFGMVLPYLFQRLQSYGLFIAFFTGSIVVLEILQIVLKVGTGDIDDAILNVIGASAGFISYRFFASKA from the coding sequence ATGAACCGCAAAAGGCTCAAAATCCTCGCCTGGATATTTTTAATCGGATACGGCATTTGTATATTGTATTGGATGTTTCGGGGATTCGGCCGGACCACGCAGACGGAATTCCGGGCGAATCCGGTGCCGTTCAAAACCATCTTCGGTTATATATTCAACATGAACCAGCAAAATATAGGAACGACGATCATTAATCTAGTAGGCAACGTTGGGGTTTTTATTCCATTTGGGATGGTGCTTCCCTATCTGTTTCAAAGGCTCCAAAGTTATGGTCTATTTATTGCATTCTTTACCGGTTCCATCGTGGTTCTGGAAATTTTGCAGATAGTCCTTAAGGTAGGTACGGGCGACATCGATGACGCCATTTTAAATGTGATTGGCGCATCCGCCGGATTTATTTCGTACCGCTTTTTTGCATCCAAAGCTTGA
- a CDS encoding response regulator transcription factor, protein MAKIMIVDDDPYIRRLVKMILRGEGFDVLEAGNGADALDMLESVRPDMLILDIMMPAMDGWDLCRELRRHYDVPLLMLTAIGETEQKVKGFELGTDDYIVKSFEAAELLARVKALLKRYRIAVSRIVQVGRLTLDKASFEAVVDGHGITLPLKEFELLFKLASYPGKTFAREQLIEWIWGYDYEGNERTVDVHINRLRERFPAEDSGFRIQTIRGLGYRLELLE, encoded by the coding sequence ATGGCAAAAATCATGATCGTTGACGATGATCCCTATATCCGCAGGCTTGTAAAAATGATCTTGCGCGGCGAAGGTTTTGATGTGCTTGAGGCAGGCAATGGGGCGGATGCCTTGGATATGCTGGAATCGGTAAGACCGGATATGCTCATTTTGGATATTATGATGCCGGCTATGGACGGATGGGATTTGTGCAGGGAACTGCGCAGGCATTACGACGTTCCTCTGCTCATGTTAACGGCGATCGGCGAAACGGAGCAGAAGGTCAAAGGTTTTGAGCTTGGCACCGACGATTATATCGTAAAGTCGTTTGAAGCGGCAGAGCTTCTGGCCCGGGTGAAGGCGCTGCTTAAACGTTACCGGATTGCCGTTTCCAGGATTGTTCAGGTCGGCCGGCTTACGCTTGACAAAGCTTCTTTCGAAGCTGTAGTGGATGGGCATGGAATCACTTTGCCGTTAAAAGAATTTGAGCTATTGTTTAAACTGGCGAGTTACCCTGGAAAAACCTTTGCCAGAGAGCAGCTCATCGAATGGATCTGGGGTTACGATTACGAAGGGAATGAACGGACGGTCGATGTGCATATCAATCGCCTTCGTGAGCGTTTTCCGGCGGAAGACTCCGGTTTCCGGATTCAAACGATCCGCGGCCTTGGTTACCGATTGGAGCTATTGGAATGA
- a CDS encoding GNAT family N-acetyltransferase: MSGNIIKSDQILLRRTQAEDLDFVLDTEAVEDSRRFVFTWPREKHEFAMDNDDQLHIIIENMAGEKLGYIILAGLRNEHHCIELTRINMVSKNKGYGKETISLIQDFVFNRLNAHRLWLDVKEDNARARHVYESAGFTMEGTLRECIHTNGVYESLVIMGMLASEYKQRQMLER, encoded by the coding sequence ATGTCAGGGAACATCATCAAATCCGATCAAATTTTGCTGCGCCGCACCCAAGCGGAAGATCTGGATTTCGTGCTCGACACGGAAGCGGTTGAAGACAGCCGCCGGTTTGTGTTTACATGGCCAAGAGAAAAGCATGAATTCGCCATGGACAACGATGACCAATTACATATCATCATTGAAAATATGGCCGGCGAAAAGCTCGGATATATCATTTTGGCGGGGCTGCGCAATGAACATCATTGCATTGAATTAACGAGAATCAACATGGTGAGCAAAAATAAAGGGTATGGAAAAGAAACCATCAGCTTGATACAAGACTTTGTTTTCAATAGGCTGAATGCACACCGTCTGTGGTTGGATGTGAAGGAGGACAATGCCCGGGCAAGGCATGTATATGAATCCGCCGGTTTTACTATGGAAGGGACATTAAGAGAGTGCATTCATACCAACGGGGTATATGAGTCTTTAGTTATTATGGGGATGCTCGCCAGTGAATATAAGCAGCGTCAAATGCTCGAACGTTAG
- a CDS encoding sensor histidine kinase codes for MMFWQKAWRILALIIVFLLCWSMGFLLVFWLNGGAGTSSLANDYVRQGLALVIGGLLEFIVLLIYFKLKPKTHRLFFQNMTEVLQQIGKGDYKVQVDTDPKRIGPYEPVASSINQMAEDLGRLERMRQEFISNVSHEIQSPLTSISGFSRELLDNDTLDDKERKEILEIIELESKRISKLSRNLLRLTSLESEQYPFEPKRYRLDRQLRAVVLACEPQWVEKKLNMDIELASVTVFADEDTLNQVWINLLNNSIKFTPAGGTISISLQQRKRGSVVIFRDNGCGIGKADIPYVFDRFYKADKSRNREAGGSGLGLSIVKKIIDMHHGGITVNSSIGEGAVFTVTLPISS; via the coding sequence ATGATGTTCTGGCAAAAAGCTTGGCGGATATTGGCGCTGATTATTGTTTTTTTGTTATGCTGGAGCATGGGTTTTCTTTTGGTGTTTTGGCTGAACGGTGGAGCCGGAACTTCATCTTTGGCGAATGATTATGTCCGGCAGGGCTTGGCGCTTGTTATTGGCGGCCTGTTGGAATTCATTGTGTTGCTTATCTACTTCAAGCTTAAACCCAAAACCCACCGGCTTTTTTTTCAAAATATGACGGAGGTGCTTCAGCAAATCGGCAAGGGTGATTACAAGGTTCAAGTTGATACGGATCCGAAAAGAATCGGACCTTATGAACCGGTGGCCAGCAGCATTAATCAAATGGCAGAGGATCTTGGCCGGCTGGAGCGGATGAGGCAGGAATTCATCTCCAACGTGTCACATGAAATCCAGTCTCCATTAACGTCTATCAGCGGATTTTCGCGTGAGCTGCTCGATAATGATACGCTGGATGATAAAGAACGTAAGGAAATTCTGGAGATTATTGAACTGGAAAGCAAACGTATCTCCAAACTGAGCCGCAATTTGCTTAGGCTGACATCGCTCGAATCAGAGCAATATCCGTTTGAGCCGAAACGTTACCGGTTAGATCGTCAATTACGCGCGGTTGTACTAGCATGTGAGCCGCAATGGGTCGAAAAAAAACTGAACATGGATATCGAGCTTGCTAGCGTCACCGTCTTTGCCGACGAAGATACGCTCAATCAGGTTTGGATTAATTTATTAAACAACAGCATCAAATTTACTCCGGCGGGAGGCACCATATCGATTTCGCTGCAGCAGCGGAAAAGAGGATCGGTCGTCATTTTCCGGGATAACGGGTGTGGAATTGGCAAGGCAGATATACCATACGTGTTTGACCGTTTTTATAAAGCCGATAAATCCCGCAATCGCGAGGCTGGCGGCAGCGGCCTGGGACTGTCGATCGTCAAAAAAATCATCGATATGCATCATGGCGGCATTACTGTGAACAGCAGCATAGGAGAAGGGGCGGTTTTTACCGTCACGCTTCCAATATCATCGTAA
- a CDS encoding 2'-5' RNA ligase family protein, translating to MYGVVLHLDSDAEQKIVKLWKELDGLEISHYAEEIPDRRPHITLADYSELDEKTFTEMFRAFYSSKTKFTLTLGVLGTFLQSGTLFLAPTPTLELIELHADHHDHFKEYTGFSNSLYAPGMWIPHCTIANRLNGQKLAEGLQYCTGKLQVLTAEVVEISIIKLLYKDNQCVSAPAIFSQKLL from the coding sequence ATGTATGGAGTTGTGCTCCATTTGGATTCGGATGCGGAACAGAAGATTGTCAAACTGTGGAAGGAACTTGACGGACTAGAAATCTCCCATTATGCGGAAGAAATCCCGGATCGGAGACCGCATATTACTTTAGCGGATTATTCGGAGCTGGACGAGAAGACTTTTACAGAGATGTTTCGTGCTTTTTATTCCTCAAAAACGAAATTCACACTGACACTCGGGGTGCTGGGTACATTTCTTCAATCAGGGACATTGTTTCTTGCGCCGACTCCAACGCTGGAGCTCATCGAGTTACATGCAGATCATCACGATCATTTCAAAGAATATACCGGATTCTCCAACTCGTTGTATGCACCCGGAATGTGGATTCCGCATTGCACCATCGCAAACAGGCTGAATGGGCAGAAGCTGGCGGAAGGTTTGCAGTACTGTACGGGCAAATTGCAGGTTTTGACTGCGGAAGTAGTTGAAATCTCTATCATTAAGCTGCTATATAAAGATAATCAATGCGTTAGCGCTCCCGCAATTTTTTCGCAAAAACTATTATGA
- a CDS encoding homoserine kinase: MFFPVSYSTLSDQAINEFLKNQYGLDGTARTGYLLRGMNDTYLVTTAGQKYVFRVYRGDWRTNESEIVFEMELLQHLDKQGISVSLPIPDRQGNIIQKLQAPEGTRFAVLFTFAEGEERGIDSEEISERFGKDVAGIHLHSASFHSSNTRQELNLDYLISQALDFIHPRMTHREQDFRELQGLAGKLEELLHDIGLDTLDWGVCHRDLHGNTNVSYRDDGSMTHYDFDLCGYGWRAYDIAEFRLAREVRLGHDPQQLELLWNAFLKGYQSVRTLSENDLRAVPVFVAIRQLWLFGLCMMDPHIMGSIDSGDDFIDEKLDYFKSLSILKDDISA; this comes from the coding sequence TTGTTTTTTCCGGTTTCTTATTCAACCTTATCAGATCAAGCAATCAATGAATTTTTAAAAAATCAGTATGGTCTTGACGGCACTGCGCGTACGGGGTATCTCCTTAGAGGCATGAATGATACATATTTGGTCACGACAGCCGGGCAGAAATACGTGTTCCGGGTGTATCGCGGAGATTGGCGGACAAACGAGTCGGAAATTGTTTTTGAGATGGAACTGCTGCAGCATTTGGACAAGCAGGGGATTTCTGTATCGTTGCCGATTCCGGACCGGCAGGGAAACATCATCCAAAAGCTGCAAGCGCCGGAAGGAACGCGGTTTGCCGTGCTTTTCACTTTTGCGGAAGGGGAAGAGCGGGGAATCGATTCGGAAGAGATAAGCGAACGTTTCGGTAAGGACGTTGCCGGCATTCACTTGCATAGCGCCTCTTTCCACAGCAGCAACACCAGGCAGGAACTAAATCTGGATTATTTAATCAGCCAGGCTTTGGACTTCATCCACCCGCGCATGACTCATCGCGAACAGGATTTCCGGGAGCTGCAAGGGCTTGCAGGCAAGTTGGAAGAATTGCTGCATGATATCGGGCTGGATACATTGGATTGGGGCGTCTGCCACAGGGATCTTCACGGAAATACGAATGTCAGCTACAGGGATGACGGTTCAATGACGCATTATGACTTCGATCTGTGCGGATATGGCTGGCGTGCTTATGATATCGCGGAATTCCGGCTGGCCAGGGAAGTGAGGCTGGGGCATGATCCGCAGCAGCTGGAGCTGCTTTGGAACGCTTTTCTTAAAGGCTACCAATCCGTCCGCACTTTGAGTGAAAATGATCTTCGGGCCGTACCGGTGTTTGTCGCGATCCGTCAGCTGTGGTTATTTGGATTATGCATGATGGACCCGCATATTATGGGCAGCATCGATAGCGGCGATGACTTTATTGACGAGAAGTTGGACTATTTTAAAAGCTTATCGATCTTAAAGGATGATATCAGCGCATAA
- a CDS encoding GNAT family N-acetyltransferase has protein sequence MPTLEEYIHLCTAVGWEEVMNFAAAEQSLRQSLYGVTLLHGNELAGMGRIVGDGAIYFYIQDIIVVPEHQNKGLGRAILESITGYIRGHAPDKAFVGLFASHGKEDFYRKFGFNRHEGMTGMFGVVHVGKIW, from the coding sequence ATGCCGACTTTAGAGGAATACATTCACCTTTGTACCGCGGTGGGGTGGGAAGAAGTGATGAACTTTGCTGCAGCGGAACAATCCCTTCGGCAGTCACTTTACGGGGTAACTCTGCTGCACGGAAACGAATTAGCGGGTATGGGAAGGATTGTCGGAGACGGGGCGATCTATTTTTATATACAGGATATCATCGTTGTGCCTGAACACCAGAACAAAGGGTTGGGCAGGGCCATTTTGGAATCGATCACCGGATATATACGCGGGCATGCGCCGGATAAAGCATTTGTCGGTCTGTTTGCTTCCCACGGAAAAGAGGATTTTTACCGAAAGTTCGGCTTTAACCGGCATGAAGGCATGACCGGGATGTTCGGCGTGGTGCATGTCGGAAAGATCTGGTAG
- a CDS encoding NUDIX hydrolase: MRRVDIVYSLITNEDRTKVLMVNNKDKDQGRWTLPGGAVEEGETLEIAAVREAKEETGLDIKVHGIVAVNELFIEESDEHLVLVTFRAEITGGREEIVRPDEISEVAWVELEQADKRMPYYIDGISSIARNNIEINYFYEGKI; this comes from the coding sequence ATGCGGCGCGTAGACATCGTTTATTCCTTAATAACAAATGAAGACAGGACCAAAGTATTGATGGTTAATAACAAGGACAAGGATCAGGGGCGCTGGACCTTGCCGGGCGGTGCCGTTGAAGAAGGCGAGACGCTTGAAATAGCGGCGGTTAGAGAAGCCAAGGAAGAAACGGGGTTGGATATCAAGGTGCATGGCATCGTAGCCGTAAACGAGCTTTTTATTGAGGAATCGGATGAACATCTCGTTCTGGTTACGTTTAGGGCTGAAATTACCGGGGGGCGCGAGGAGATTGTCAGACCGGACGAAATATCCGAAGTGGCATGGGTCGAGTTGGAACAAGCGGATAAGCGGATGCCTTATTACATCGACGGGATTTCCTCCATTGCGAGAAATAACATTGAGATAAACTATTTTTACGAAGGCAAAATATAA